A window of Polaromonas hydrogenivorans contains these coding sequences:
- a CDS encoding succinate dehydrogenase assembly factor 2, with translation METTDDLLDERSLSKLRWRCRRGLLENDLLIEKFFLRYEATLSVRQAKGLNDLMDLSDNDLLDLLLRRKEPDQLSDVLALESASTSEALEVLSMLRPGAPAP, from the coding sequence ATGGAAACCACAGACGATTTGCTGGATGAACGCAGCTTAAGCAAGCTGCGGTGGCGCTGTCGCCGTGGCCTGCTTGAGAACGACCTGCTGATCGAAAAATTCTTTCTTCGCTACGAAGCCACACTGAGCGTCAGGCAGGCTAAAGGCTTGAATGATTTAATGGATTTGTCTGACAATGATCTGCTGGATCTCCTGCTCAGACGCAAGGAACCTGACCAACTTTCCGATGTGCTTGCCCTCGAAAGCGCCTCGACTTCCGAAGCACTTGAAGTTTTAAGCATGCTGCGCCCTGGGGCTCCGGCTCCCTAA
- a CDS encoding succinate dehydrogenase iron-sulfur subunit, whose translation MTKRTFQIYRYDPDTDAKPYMQTIEVELDGHERMLLDALMKLKAQDPTISFRRSCREGVCGSDAMNINGKNGLACLTNMNTLKGTIVLKPLPGLPVVRDLFVDMTQFFKQYNSIKPYLINNNVPPQTERLQSPEERDELNGLYECILCASCSTSCPSFWWNPDKFVGPAGLLQAYRFLADSRDEATAERLDNLEDPYRLFRCHTIMNCVDVCPKGLNPAKAIGKIKEMMVLRTV comes from the coding sequence ATGACCAAACGTACTTTCCAGATTTACCGTTACGACCCCGATACCGATGCCAAGCCCTACATGCAGACCATCGAGGTGGAACTCGACGGCCATGAGCGCATGCTGCTTGATGCCCTGATGAAACTCAAGGCGCAAGACCCCACTATCAGTTTTCGCCGCTCATGCCGCGAAGGCGTGTGCGGCTCGGACGCCATGAACATCAATGGCAAGAATGGCCTGGCCTGCCTGACCAACATGAATACGCTCAAGGGCACCATCGTCTTGAAGCCGCTGCCCGGCCTGCCGGTCGTGCGCGACCTGTTTGTTGACATGACGCAGTTCTTCAAGCAGTACAACTCGATCAAGCCTTACCTGATCAACAACAACGTGCCGCCCCAGACGGAGCGTCTGCAAAGCCCGGAAGAGCGCGATGAACTCAACGGCTTGTACGAGTGCATCCTGTGCGCGAGCTGCTCGACGTCCTGCCCCAGCTTCTGGTGGAATCCCGACAAGTTCGTGGGTCCGGCCGGCTTGCTACAGGCCTACCGCTTCCTGGCAGACAGCCGCGACGAAGCGACCGCAGAGCGGCTGGACAATCTGGAAGACCCGTACCGCCTGTTCCGTTGCCACACCATCATGAACTGCGTCGATGTCTGCCCCAAAGGACTGAACCCGGCCAAGGCCATCGGCAAGATCAAGGAAATGATGGTTTTGCGCACCGTCTGA